A stretch of the Equus caballus isolate H_3958 breed thoroughbred chromosome X, TB-T2T, whole genome shotgun sequence genome encodes the following:
- the PGK1 gene encoding phosphoglycerate kinase 1, with amino-acid sequence MSLSNKLTLDKLNVKGKRVVMRVDFNVPMKNNQITNNQRIKAAVPSIKFCLDNGAKSVVLMSHLGRPDGVPMPDKYSLQPVAVELKSLLGKDVLFLKDCVGPEVEKACADPAAGSVILLENLRFHVEEEGKGKDASGNKVKAEPAKIETFRASLSKLGDVYVNDAFGTAHRAHSSMVGVNLPQKAGGFLMKKELNYFAKALESPERPFLAILGGAKVADKIQLINNMLDKVNEMIIGGGMAFTFLKVLNNMEIGTSLFDEEGAKIVKDLMSKAEKNGVKITLPVDFVTADKFDEHAKTGQATVASGIPAGWMGLDCGTESSKKYAEAVARAKQIVWNGPVGVFEWEAFARGTKALMDEVVKATSRGCITIIGGGDTATCCAKWNTEDKVSHVSTGGGASLELLEGKVLPGVDALSNV; translated from the exons ATGTCGCTTTCAAACAAGCTGACGCTGGACAAGCTGAACGTGAAGGGGAAGCGGGTCGTCATGAG agtGGACTTCAACGTTCCTATGAAGAACAACCAGATAACGAACAACCAGAG GATCAAGGCTGCTGTCCCAAGCATCAAATTCTGCTTGGACAATGGAGCCAAGTCAGTTGTTCTTATGAGCCACCTGGGCCGGCCTGATGGTGTCCCCATGCCTGACAAATATTCCTTGCAGCCAGTTGCTGTTGAACTCAAGTCTCTGCTGGGCAA GGATGTTTTGTTCTTGAAGGACTGCGTGGGCCCAGAAGTGGAGAAAGCTTGTGCTGACCCAGCTGCTGGGTCTGTCATCCTGCTGGAGAACCTTCGCTTTCatgtggaggaagaagggaagggcaAAGATGCTTCTGGGAACAAG GTTAAAGCTGAGCCAGCCAAAATAGAAACCTTCCGAGCTTCACTTTCCAAGCTAGGGGATGTCTATGTCAATGATGCTTTTGGCACTGCTCACCGAGCCCACAG CTCCATGGTGGGAGTTAATTTGCCACAGAAGGCTGGAGGATTTTTGATGAAGAAGGAGCTGAACTACTTTGCCAAGGCCTTGGAGAGCCCAGAGCGACCATTCCTGGCCATCCTGGGCGG AGCTAAAGTTGCAGACAAGATCCAGCTGATCAATAATATGCTGGACAAAGTCAATGAGATGATTATTGGTGGTGGAATGGCTTTTACCTTCCTTAAGGTGCTCAACAACATGGAG ATTGGCACTTCTCTGTTTGATGAAGAGGGAGCCAAGATCGTCAAAGACCTGATGTCCAAAGCTGAGAAGAATGGTGTGAAGATTACCTTGCCTGTTGACTTTGTCACTGCTGACAAGTTTGATGAGCATGCCAAGACAGGCCAAGCCACTGTGGCCTCTGGCATACCTGCTGGCTGGATG GGCCTGGACTGTGGCACTGAGAGCAGCAAGAAGTATGCTGAGGCTGTTGCTCGGGCTAAACAGATTGTGTGGAATGGACCTGTGGGTGTATTTGAATGGGAAGCTTTTGCCCGAGGAACCAAAGCTCTCATGGATGAGGTGGTGAAAGCCACTTCCAGGGGCTGCATCACCATCATAG GTGGTGGAGACACTGCCACTTGCTGTGCCAAATGGAACACGGAGGATAAAGTCAGCCATGTGAGCACTGGAGGTGGTGCCAGTTTAGAGCTCCTGGAAG GTAAAGTCCTTCCTGGGGTGGATGCTCTCAGCAATGTTTAG